One genomic window of Muntiacus reevesi chromosome 4, mMunRee1.1, whole genome shotgun sequence includes the following:
- the USP19 gene encoding ubiquitin carboxyl-terminal hydrolase 19 isoform X6, with the protein MSGGASATGPRRGPPGLEEATSKKKQKDRANQESKDGDPRRGSAFTPREEQTKEDLGLDWRQSADEVIVKLRVGTGPVRLEEVDAAFTDTDCVLRLPDGRQWGGVFYAEIESSCTKVQARKGGVLQLSLPKKVPLLTWPSLLKKPLGTQELVPGLRCQENGQEPSPIALEPGPEPRRAKQEARNQKRAQGRGEVGAGAGPGAQAGPSAKRAVHLRRGPEGEGARDGPGPRGDAPPFLAEPATQAEAEEQLRVPPLTPQTCLLGSEENLALLTGKKAAAPRSDPVSPTMARSRDPEKDDRSKEEMAVAADAAALVDEPESMVNLAFVKNDSYEKGPDSVVVHVYVKEIRRDSSRVLFREQDFTLIFQTRDGNFLRLHPGCGPHTIFRWQVKLRNLIEPEQCTFCFTASRIDICLRKRQSQRWGGLEAPAARVGGAKVAVPTGPSPLDSAPPGGTPHPLTGQEEARAVEKEKPKARSEDTGLDGVAARTPMEHVAPKSEPHLASPKPTCMVPPMPHSPVSGDSVEEEEEEEKKVCLPGFTGLVNLGNTCFMNSVIQSLSNTRELRDFFHDRSFEAEINYNNPLGTGGRLAIGFAVLLRALWKGTHHAFQPSKLKAIVASKASQFTGYAQHDAQEFMAFLLDGLHEDLNRIQNKPYTETVDSDGRPDEVVAEEAWQRHKMRNDSFIVDLFQGQYKSKLVCPVCAKVSITFDPFLYLPVPLPQKQKVLPVFYFAREPHSKPIKFLVSVSKENSSASEVLDSLSQSVHVKPENLRLAEVIKNRFHRVFLPSHSLDTVSPSDTLLCFELLSPELAKERVVVLEVQQRPQVPSIPISKCAACQRKQQSEDEKLKRCTRCYRVGYCNQLCQKTHWPDHKGLCRPENIGYPFLVSVPASRLTYARLAQLLEGYARYSVSVFQPPFQPGRMALESQGPGCTTLLSTSSLEAGDSDRDPIQPPELQLVTPVAEGDTGASRAWASPDRGPVPSTSGISSEMVASGPIEVGALTVGERVSRPEAAVPGYQHPSEALSAHTPQFFIYRIDASNREQRLEDKGDVPLELGDDCSLALVWRNNERLQEFVLVASKELECAEDPGSAGEAARAGHFTLDQCLNLFTRPEVLAPEEAWYCPQCKQHREASKQLLLWRLPNVLIVQLKRFSFRSFIWRDKINDLVEFPVRNLDLGKFCIGQKEEQLPSYDLYAVINHYGGMIGGHYTACARLPNDRSSQRSDVGWRLFDDSTVTTVDESQVVTRYAYVLFYRRRNSPVERPPRAGHSEHHPELGPAAESAASQASRIWQELEAEEEPVPEGPAPLGPWGPQDWVGPPPRGPTTPDEGCLRYFVLGTVAALVALVLNVFYPLVSQSPWR; encoded by the exons ATGTCTGGTGGGGCCAGCGCCACAGGCCCAAGGAGAGGGCCCCCAGGACTGGAGGAGGCCACCAGTAAGAAAAAGCAGAAGGATCGAGCAAACCAGGAGAGCAAGGATGGTGATCCTAGGAGAG GGTCAGCATTCACTCCTCGGGAGGAGCAGACCAAAGAGG ACTTAGGGCTCGATTGGAGGCAGAGTGCTGATGAGGTGATTGTCAAGCTCCGCGTGGGAACAGGTCCCGTGCGGCTGGAGGAAGTTGACGCTGCTTTCACAGACACAGACTGTGTGCTGCGTCTCCCAG ATGGTCGGCAGTGGGGTGGTGTTTTCTACGCTGAGATAGAGAGTTCTTGCACCAAAGTGCAGGCTCGCAAAGGTGGCGTCCTGCAGCTGTCACTGCCCAAGAAGGTGCCTCTGCTTACGTGGCCCTCTCTGCTG AAGAAACCTCTAGGGACCCAGGAGTTGGTGCCAGGGCTGCGGTGCCAGGAGAATGGGCAGGAGCCATCTCCCATTGCCCTGGAGCCAGGCCCTGAGCCCCGGCGGGCTAAGCAGGAGGCCCGCAACCAGAAGCGGGCCCAGGGCCGTGGTGAGGTAGGCGCTGGGGCTGGTCCTGGGGCCCAGGCAGGGCCCAGCGCCAAGAGGGCCGTGCATCTCCGCAGAGGGCCAGAGGGGGAAGGGGCCAGAGATGGCCCTGGGCCTCGGGGTGATGCCCCCCCATTCCTGGCTGAGCCGGCCACCCAG GCTGAGGCTGAGgaacagctccgtgtaccaccaCTGACCCcccagacctgcctcctgggcTCAGAGGAGAATCTAGCACTTTTGACAGGAAAGAAGGCAGCAGCCCCCAGGAGCGACCCAGTGTCCCCTACCATGGCCCGGAGCAGAGACCCTGAGAAGGACGATCGTTCCAAGGAGGAGATGGCAGTGGCCGCAGATGCTGCGGCCTTGGTGGATG AGCCCGAGTCCATGGTGAACCTGGCATTTGTCAAGAATGACTCGTATGAGAAGGGGCCGGACTCAGTGGTGGTGCACGTGTACGTGAAGGAAATCCGCAGGGACAGCTCTCGAGTGCTCTTCCGCGAGCAGGACTTCACGCTTATCTTCCAGACCAG GGATGGAAACTTCCTGAGACTGCACCCGGGCTGTGGGCCCCACACCATCTTCCGTTGGCAGGTGAAGCTCAG GAACCTGATCGAGCCCGAGCAGTGCACCTTCTGCTTCACGGCCTCTCGCATTGACATCTGCCTCCGCAAGCGGCAGAGCCAGCGCTGGGGGGGCCTGGAGGCCCCAGCTGCACGAG TGGGTGGTGCAAAGGTCGCCGTGCCGACAGGTCCATCCCCCCTGGATTCAGCCCCACCGGGAGGTACACCCCATCCCTTGACGGGCCAGGAGGAAGCCCGGGCCGTGGAGAAGGAGAAACCCAAGGCTCGATCTGAGGACACAGGCCTTGATGGGGTGGCTGCCCGCACCCCCATGGAGCATGTAGCCCCAAAGTCAGAGCCACATCTGGCGTCG CCCAAGCCCACATGTATGGTGCCTCCAATGCCCCACAGCCCGGTGAGTGGAGACAgtgtggaggaagaggaggaggaagagaagaaggtgtGTCTGCCCGGCTTCACCGGCCTCGTCAACCTAGGCAACACCTGCTTCATGAACAGCGTCATTCAGTCTTTGTCCAACACACGGGAGCTACGGGACTTCTTCCACG ACCGCTCCTTCGAGGCCGAGATCAACTACAACAACCCCCTGGGGACTGGTGGACGTCTAGCCATTGGCTTTGCTGTGCTGCTCCGGGCGCTGTGGAAGGGCACCCACCATGCCTTCCAGCCCTCCAAGTTGAAG GCCATCGTGGCGAGCAAGGCCAGCCAGTTCACAGGCTATGCCCAGCATGATGCCCAGGAGTTCATGGCTTTCCTGCTGGATGGGCTGCACGAGGACTTGAACCGCATTCAGAATAAGCCCTACACGGAGACCGTGGACTCAGATGGGCGGCCTGATGAG GTGGTGGCTGAGGAAGCCTGGCAGCGGCACAAGATGAGGAATGACTCTTTCATCGTGGACCTGTTTCAGGGCCAGTACAAATCGAAGCTGGTGTGCCCCGTGTGTGCAAAG GTCTCCATCACTTTTGACCCGTTCCTGTACCTGCCGGTGCCCTTGCCCCAGAAGCAAAAGGTTCTCCCTGTCTTCTATTTCGCCCGGGAGCCCCACAGCAAGCCCATCAAG TTTCTGGTGAGCGTCAGCAAGGAGAACTCCAGTGCAAGCGAAGTGTTGGACTCCCTGTCTCAGAGTGTCCACGTGAAACCTGAGAACCTGCGTCTGGCTGAG GTGATTAAGAATCGTTTCCACCGTGTGTTTCTGCCCTCCCACTCACTGGACACCGTGTCCCCGTCCGACACACTCCTCTGCTTCGAGTTGCTGTCCCCAGAGTTAGCCAAGGAGCGGGTGGTGGTGCTAGAGGTACAGCAG CGCCCCCAGGTGCCCAGCATCCCTATCTCCAAGTGTGCAGCCTGCCAGCGGAAGCAGCAGTCAGAGGACGAGAAGCTGAAGCGCTGTACCCGGTGTTACCGCGTGGGCTACTGCAACCA GCTCTGTCAGAAAACCCACTGGCCTGATCACAAGGGCCTCTGCCGCCCCGAGAACATCGGCTACCCTTTCCTGGTCAGTGTCCCCGCCTCACGCCTCACTTACGCCCGTCTCGCTCAGCTGCTAGAGGGCTATGCCCG GTACTCTGTGAGTGTGTTCCAGCCGCCCTTCCAGCCTGGCCGCATGGCCTTGGAGTCCCAGGGCCCTGGCTGCACCACGCTACTCTCCACTAGctccctggaggctggggacagtGACAGGGACCCCATTCAGCCACCAGAGCTCCAGTTGGTGACCCCTGTGGCTGAGGGGGACACTGGGGCCTCCCGGGCATGGGCATCCCCTGATCggggccctgtgcccagcaccagCGGCATTTCTTCTGAGATGGTGGCCAGTGGGCCCATTGAAGTTGGCGCCTTGACTGTTGGTGAGAGGGTGTCCCGACCTGAAG CTGCTGTGCCCGGGTACCAACACCCAAGTGAAGCCCTGAGCGCCCACACTCCCCAGTTCTTCATCTACAGAATTGACGCGTCCAACCGAGAGCAGAGGCTAGAGGACAAAG GAGACGTCCCGCTGGAGCTGGGGGACGACTGCAGCCTGGCCCTGGTCTGGCGCAACAACGAGCGCCTGCAGGAGTTCGTGTTGGTGGCCTCCAAGGAGCTGGAGTGCGCCGAGGACCCTGGGTCTGCGGGCGAAGCTGCCCGCGCCGGCCACTTCACGCTGGACCAGTGCCTCAACCTCTTCACGCGGCCGGAGGTGTTGGCACCTGAGGAGGCTTG GTACTGCCCCCAGTGCAAACAGCACCGCGAGGCCTCCAAGCAGCTGCTGCTGTGGCGTCTGCCCAACGTGCTCATCGTGCAGCTCAAGCGCTTCTCCTTCCGCAGCTTCATCTGGCGTGACAAGATCAACGACCTGGTGGAGTTCCCCGTCCG GAACCTGGACCTGGGCAAGTTCTGTATCGGTCAGAAAGAGGAGCAGCTGCCCAGCTACGACCTGTACGCCGTCATCAACCACTACGGGGGCATGATCGGCGGCCACTACACCGCCTGTGCGCGCCTGCCCAATGACCGCAGCAGCCAGCGCAGCGACGTGG GCTGGCGCCTGTTCGACGACAGCACGGTGACAACGGTAGACGAGAGTCAGGTGGTGACGCGTTACGCCTACGTCCTCTTCTACCGCCGGCGGAACTCTCCCGTGGAGAGGCCCCCCCGGGCAGGGCACTCTGAGCACCACCCTGAGCTGGGCCCTGCAGCCGAGTCCGCTGCCAGCCAG GCTTCCCGGATTTGGCAGGAGCTGGAGGCCGAGGAGGAGCCGGTACCCGAGGGGCCTGCGCCTCTGGGTCCCTGGGGGCCCCAAGACTGGGTGGGCCCCCCGCCACGTGGCCCTACCACACCAGACGAGGGCTGTCTCCGATACTTTGTTCTGGGCACCGTGGCAGCTTTGGTGGCCCTTGTGCTCAACGTGTTTTATCCTCTGGTATCCCAGAGCCCCTGGAGATGA
- the USP19 gene encoding ubiquitin carboxyl-terminal hydrolase 19 isoform X3: protein MSGGASATGPRRGPPGLEEATSKKKQKDRANQESKDGDPRRGSAFTPREEQTKEDLGLDWRQSADEVIVKLRVGTGPVRLEEVDAAFTDTDCVLRLPDGRQWGGVFYAEIESSCTKVQARKGGVLQLSLPKKVPLLTWPSLLKKPLGTQELVPGLRCQENGQEPSPIALEPGPEPRRAKQEARNQKRAQGRGEVGAGAGPGAQAGPSAKRAVHLRRGPEGEGARDGPGPRGDAPPFLAEPATQAEAEEQLRVPPLTPQTCLLGSEENLALLTGKKAAAPRSDPVSPTMARSRDPEKDDRSKEEMAVAADAAALVDEPESMVNLAFVKNDSYEKGPDSVVVHVYVKEIRRDSSRVLFREQDFTLIFQTRDGNFLRLHPGCGPHTIFRWQVKLRNLIEPEQCTFCFTASRIDICLRKRQSQRWGGLEAPAARGAVGGAKVAVPTGPSPLDSAPPGGTPHPLTGQEEARAVEKEKPKARSEDTGLDGVAARTPMEHVAPKSEPHLASPKPTCMVPPMPHSPVSGDSVEEEEEEEKKVCLPGFTGLVNLGNTCFMNSVIQSLSNTRELRDFFHDRSFEAEINYNNPLGTGGRLAIGFAVLLRALWKGTHHAFQPSKLKAIVASKASQFTGYAQHDAQEFMAFLLDGLHEDLNRIQNKPYTETVDSDGRPDEVVAEEAWQRHKMRNDSFIVDLFQGQYKSKLVCPVCAKVSITFDPFLYLPVPLPQKQKVLPVFYFAREPHSKPIKFLVSVSKENSSASEVLDSLSQSVHVKPENLRLAEVIKNRFHRVFLPSHSLDTVSPSDTLLCFELLSPELAKERVVVLEVQQRPQVPSIPISKCAACQRKQQSEDEKLKRCTRCYRVGYCNQLCQKTHWPDHKGLCRPENIGYPFLVSVPASRLTYARLAQLLEGYARYSVSVFQPPFQPGRMALESQGPGCTTLLSTSSLEAGDSDRDPIQPPELQLVTPVAEGDTGASRAWASPDRGPVPSTSGISSEMVASGPIEVGALTVGERVSRPEAAVPGYQHPSEALSAHTPQFFIYRIDASNREQRLEDKGDVPLELGDDCSLALVWRNNERLQEFVLVASKELECAEDPGSAGEAARAGHFTLDQCLNLFTRPEVLAPEEAWYCPQCKQHREASKQLLLWRLPNVLIVQLKRFSFRSFIWRDKINDLVEFPVRNLDLGKFCIGQKEEQLPSYDLYAVINHYGGMIGGHYTACARLPNDRSSQRSDVGWRLFDDSTVTTVDESQVVTRYAYVLFYRRRNSPVERPPRAGHSEHHPELGPAAESAASQASRIWQELEAEEEPVPEGPAPLGPWGPQDWVGPPPRGPTTPDEGCLRYFVLGTVAALVALVLNVFYPLVSQSPWR, encoded by the exons ATGTCTGGTGGGGCCAGCGCCACAGGCCCAAGGAGAGGGCCCCCAGGACTGGAGGAGGCCACCAGTAAGAAAAAGCAGAAGGATCGAGCAAACCAGGAGAGCAAGGATGGTGATCCTAGGAGAG GGTCAGCATTCACTCCTCGGGAGGAGCAGACCAAAGAGG ACTTAGGGCTCGATTGGAGGCAGAGTGCTGATGAGGTGATTGTCAAGCTCCGCGTGGGAACAGGTCCCGTGCGGCTGGAGGAAGTTGACGCTGCTTTCACAGACACAGACTGTGTGCTGCGTCTCCCAG ATGGTCGGCAGTGGGGTGGTGTTTTCTACGCTGAGATAGAGAGTTCTTGCACCAAAGTGCAGGCTCGCAAAGGTGGCGTCCTGCAGCTGTCACTGCCCAAGAAGGTGCCTCTGCTTACGTGGCCCTCTCTGCTG AAGAAACCTCTAGGGACCCAGGAGTTGGTGCCAGGGCTGCGGTGCCAGGAGAATGGGCAGGAGCCATCTCCCATTGCCCTGGAGCCAGGCCCTGAGCCCCGGCGGGCTAAGCAGGAGGCCCGCAACCAGAAGCGGGCCCAGGGCCGTGGTGAGGTAGGCGCTGGGGCTGGTCCTGGGGCCCAGGCAGGGCCCAGCGCCAAGAGGGCCGTGCATCTCCGCAGAGGGCCAGAGGGGGAAGGGGCCAGAGATGGCCCTGGGCCTCGGGGTGATGCCCCCCCATTCCTGGCTGAGCCGGCCACCCAG GCTGAGGCTGAGgaacagctccgtgtaccaccaCTGACCCcccagacctgcctcctgggcTCAGAGGAGAATCTAGCACTTTTGACAGGAAAGAAGGCAGCAGCCCCCAGGAGCGACCCAGTGTCCCCTACCATGGCCCGGAGCAGAGACCCTGAGAAGGACGATCGTTCCAAGGAGGAGATGGCAGTGGCCGCAGATGCTGCGGCCTTGGTGGATG AGCCCGAGTCCATGGTGAACCTGGCATTTGTCAAGAATGACTCGTATGAGAAGGGGCCGGACTCAGTGGTGGTGCACGTGTACGTGAAGGAAATCCGCAGGGACAGCTCTCGAGTGCTCTTCCGCGAGCAGGACTTCACGCTTATCTTCCAGACCAG GGATGGAAACTTCCTGAGACTGCACCCGGGCTGTGGGCCCCACACCATCTTCCGTTGGCAGGTGAAGCTCAG GAACCTGATCGAGCCCGAGCAGTGCACCTTCTGCTTCACGGCCTCTCGCATTGACATCTGCCTCCGCAAGCGGCAGAGCCAGCGCTGGGGGGGCCTGGAGGCCCCAGCTGCACGAG GTGCAGTGGGTGGTGCAAAGGTCGCCGTGCCGACAGGTCCATCCCCCCTGGATTCAGCCCCACCGGGAGGTACACCCCATCCCTTGACGGGCCAGGAGGAAGCCCGGGCCGTGGAGAAGGAGAAACCCAAGGCTCGATCTGAGGACACAGGCCTTGATGGGGTGGCTGCCCGCACCCCCATGGAGCATGTAGCCCCAAAGTCAGAGCCACATCTGGCGTCG CCCAAGCCCACATGTATGGTGCCTCCAATGCCCCACAGCCCGGTGAGTGGAGACAgtgtggaggaagaggaggaggaagagaagaaggtgtGTCTGCCCGGCTTCACCGGCCTCGTCAACCTAGGCAACACCTGCTTCATGAACAGCGTCATTCAGTCTTTGTCCAACACACGGGAGCTACGGGACTTCTTCCACG ACCGCTCCTTCGAGGCCGAGATCAACTACAACAACCCCCTGGGGACTGGTGGACGTCTAGCCATTGGCTTTGCTGTGCTGCTCCGGGCGCTGTGGAAGGGCACCCACCATGCCTTCCAGCCCTCCAAGTTGAAG GCCATCGTGGCGAGCAAGGCCAGCCAGTTCACAGGCTATGCCCAGCATGATGCCCAGGAGTTCATGGCTTTCCTGCTGGATGGGCTGCACGAGGACTTGAACCGCATTCAGAATAAGCCCTACACGGAGACCGTGGACTCAGATGGGCGGCCTGATGAG GTGGTGGCTGAGGAAGCCTGGCAGCGGCACAAGATGAGGAATGACTCTTTCATCGTGGACCTGTTTCAGGGCCAGTACAAATCGAAGCTGGTGTGCCCCGTGTGTGCAAAG GTCTCCATCACTTTTGACCCGTTCCTGTACCTGCCGGTGCCCTTGCCCCAGAAGCAAAAGGTTCTCCCTGTCTTCTATTTCGCCCGGGAGCCCCACAGCAAGCCCATCAAG TTTCTGGTGAGCGTCAGCAAGGAGAACTCCAGTGCAAGCGAAGTGTTGGACTCCCTGTCTCAGAGTGTCCACGTGAAACCTGAGAACCTGCGTCTGGCTGAG GTGATTAAGAATCGTTTCCACCGTGTGTTTCTGCCCTCCCACTCACTGGACACCGTGTCCCCGTCCGACACACTCCTCTGCTTCGAGTTGCTGTCCCCAGAGTTAGCCAAGGAGCGGGTGGTGGTGCTAGAGGTACAGCAG CGCCCCCAGGTGCCCAGCATCCCTATCTCCAAGTGTGCAGCCTGCCAGCGGAAGCAGCAGTCAGAGGACGAGAAGCTGAAGCGCTGTACCCGGTGTTACCGCGTGGGCTACTGCAACCA GCTCTGTCAGAAAACCCACTGGCCTGATCACAAGGGCCTCTGCCGCCCCGAGAACATCGGCTACCCTTTCCTGGTCAGTGTCCCCGCCTCACGCCTCACTTACGCCCGTCTCGCTCAGCTGCTAGAGGGCTATGCCCG GTACTCTGTGAGTGTGTTCCAGCCGCCCTTCCAGCCTGGCCGCATGGCCTTGGAGTCCCAGGGCCCTGGCTGCACCACGCTACTCTCCACTAGctccctggaggctggggacagtGACAGGGACCCCATTCAGCCACCAGAGCTCCAGTTGGTGACCCCTGTGGCTGAGGGGGACACTGGGGCCTCCCGGGCATGGGCATCCCCTGATCggggccctgtgcccagcaccagCGGCATTTCTTCTGAGATGGTGGCCAGTGGGCCCATTGAAGTTGGCGCCTTGACTGTTGGTGAGAGGGTGTCCCGACCTGAAG CTGCTGTGCCCGGGTACCAACACCCAAGTGAAGCCCTGAGCGCCCACACTCCCCAGTTCTTCATCTACAGAATTGACGCGTCCAACCGAGAGCAGAGGCTAGAGGACAAAG GAGACGTCCCGCTGGAGCTGGGGGACGACTGCAGCCTGGCCCTGGTCTGGCGCAACAACGAGCGCCTGCAGGAGTTCGTGTTGGTGGCCTCCAAGGAGCTGGAGTGCGCCGAGGACCCTGGGTCTGCGGGCGAAGCTGCCCGCGCCGGCCACTTCACGCTGGACCAGTGCCTCAACCTCTTCACGCGGCCGGAGGTGTTGGCACCTGAGGAGGCTTG GTACTGCCCCCAGTGCAAACAGCACCGCGAGGCCTCCAAGCAGCTGCTGCTGTGGCGTCTGCCCAACGTGCTCATCGTGCAGCTCAAGCGCTTCTCCTTCCGCAGCTTCATCTGGCGTGACAAGATCAACGACCTGGTGGAGTTCCCCGTCCG GAACCTGGACCTGGGCAAGTTCTGTATCGGTCAGAAAGAGGAGCAGCTGCCCAGCTACGACCTGTACGCCGTCATCAACCACTACGGGGGCATGATCGGCGGCCACTACACCGCCTGTGCGCGCCTGCCCAATGACCGCAGCAGCCAGCGCAGCGACGTGG GCTGGCGCCTGTTCGACGACAGCACGGTGACAACGGTAGACGAGAGTCAGGTGGTGACGCGTTACGCCTACGTCCTCTTCTACCGCCGGCGGAACTCTCCCGTGGAGAGGCCCCCCCGGGCAGGGCACTCTGAGCACCACCCTGAGCTGGGCCCTGCAGCCGAGTCCGCTGCCAGCCAG GCTTCCCGGATTTGGCAGGAGCTGGAGGCCGAGGAGGAGCCGGTACCCGAGGGGCCTGCGCCTCTGGGTCCCTGGGGGCCCCAAGACTGGGTGGGCCCCCCGCCACGTGGCCCTACCACACCAGACGAGGGCTGTCTCCGATACTTTGTTCTGGGCACCGTGGCAGCTTTGGTGGCCCTTGTGCTCAACGTGTTTTATCCTCTGGTATCCCAGAGCCCCTGGAGATGA